A stretch of DNA from Candidatus Aminicenantes bacterium:
CCAAGAGCTCGTCGACATCGACGGGCTTGGTCAGGAAGGCCTCCACCCCAGGCAGGAAGTTGTCGGCCGGGTCGAGGCTGAAGCGCGAGTTCGTGACCTGGCCGATGGCGGTCAGGATGACGAGCGGGAGGTCCCGGACCTCGGCGTAGCGGGATCCGGGCCGCGGGTTGCGGATCTGGTCCGCAACCTCGAACCCGGCCGTGTCGGTCTCCATCATCACGTCCAGGATGACCAGGTCGGGCCGTTCGGCGAGGACGGCCCGCAAGCCGTCGGCGCCGCGATAGGCCGCCGCAACCTCGTAGCCTCGGACCCGCAGAACTTGGGACAGGCTTTCCACCAGGTCGCGGTCGTCGTCAACGATGAGAATCTTCTTGGCCATGGCCGCCCTCAATCCTTCAACAGCTTATAGATCGCGTTGCGATCTTCCCAGGCCTTGGTCCGCAGGGCGGCGTCGATCGGGAACTCGACCTGCTTCAGCTCGACCGGGGCCGACTTCTGGTCGACCAGGCCGAGGGCCAGGGCGACGCCGTAGAGAATGGCCTCGGGGCGCGGCGGGCAGCCCGGGATGTAATAGTCCACCGGGACGGCCGTGGCACCGCCGCCCGTGACGTGGTAGGTATCGAACCAGCAGCCGCCGCCGACGGCGCAGGATCCCACGCCGAAGACGAGCTTGGGAGCCGGCATGGCCTCGAAGGCCCGCTTGACGAGGGGGAAGGTCGGCCGGGTCACGGCGCCCGAGAGGAGCATGACGTCGGCGTGGCGGGGCGAGCCGACCAATTTGATCCCGAACCGCTCCACATCGTAGAACGGCGTCAGGATATTGAGGATCTCGATGTCGCAGCCGTTGCAGGCGCCGCTGTTGCAGTGGTAGACCCAGAGGGATTTGGGAAATGCCTTTTTGGCCAGCTTGGTCAGCATGTCACTCCTCCATCCGGGCCGGCCGCTCGACCCGTTCAGTCGCCGCCAGGGCGGCCGGATCGAAGCGGTCGGTCGTCCGGCGCAGGACCGTCCGCGCCTCGAGGCTGTCGTAGCGGTAGCCGCGCAGCCCCAGCTTATCCACGGCGTTGCGGATTTCCATGTCGTAGCAGCGCCCGCAGCGGTTGCAGGTGAGCATGAACAGCTCCAGGTTCTGGGTGATATCGGCCCGGTTCCCGGTAGCCAGCTCGAAATCGGAGGTCATGACGATGGCCTTTTCCGGGCACAGCTCGGCACAGCGGCCGCAGTAGGTGCAGCGCGAGCCGTCGTAGAGCAAAATCCGGATCTCGGGGCAGACATCCCGCACCAAGATGGTTCGGGCCGGGCAATGATCGGCGCAGCCGCCGCAGCCCAGGCATTTGGTATGGTCCCAGGCGGGCTGGCCGCGAAAGTCCTTGGGCACAGGCCGTACCACCTTGGGATAGGCCAGGGTCACCCGGCCCGGCTTGAGAGCCAGGACGATCTGTTTGAGCTTGCTGGCGAGCCACATGATTACCATCCCTTAACGGCCAGGCCGACGGCGGCCAAAGCCCAGACGATGAGGACGGCATAATAGCGGACGGCCTGGTCGATCCGCAGGCGCGGGTTGGTGGCTCCGACCAGGCCGATGCCGGCGAAGAGGACCACCATGGCCAGGAGCTGCAGAACCAGGTCGAGCGGATAGATGCCGGTCCGCAGGACCGGAACGAAGGCCGAGACGAAGAGCCAAGCATAGAACATTCTCTTCATCATGGCCGCATACTTGAACAAGGCGAGGTTCGGCCCGCTGTACTCGATCATCGGGCCCTCGAGAAGCTCCACTTCGGCTTCGGCGATGTCGAAGGGCTGGCGGGCGACGAAGGCCTGCAGGGCCAGAAGATAGACGGCCAGCATCAGCACGGACGACAGGCCGAAGCCCGCGCCCGCCGCGGACGGCATGGCCGCCGCCAGGGTCAGGGTCTTGAGCTTGACGGCGCCGAGGACAAGGGTCATGGCCAGGACCGGCTCGACCATGATCATGGTCACCATCTCCCGGCTGGCTCCGATCATCCCGAAAGTGTTCCGGCCGGCCAGGGCGCCCATCAGAACGGCGACGCCACCCAGGGTCAACAGGTAGACGACCAGGATGCCGTCCATCCGGCCGGCCAAGGCGTTCATCCGGAAGCCGAACGGCACGGCGGCAACGACGACCAGAATGGCGGCGAACGCCAGGAGCGGCGCCAGCCGGAAGGGCCAGGTGCCGGCCGAGTTCAGGCTCTCCTTGCCCAGCAGCTTGAATAAGTCGTAGTAGGGCTGGACGAGCGGCGGGCCCTGGCGCGACTGGATGCGGGCCGTGAGCTTGCGCAGCAGGCCCTCGAAGAGGGGCGCCAGGAGGAGGAAGATCAGGATGTTGATCAGGGGTAGGAAGTATCGCATCGCTGACTCCTCACATCCGCCCGGCCCGCGACAGGGCCGTCAGCTCGGGCCGTCCCAAGACGCGGCGGCGGCCCGTCCCCTGTTCCACGACGACCGCCCGATCCGTGCAGGAGAAGCAGGGATCGATGCTGCCGACGATGATCGGGAAGTCGGCGAACTGGTTGTCGAGAAGCATCCGCGGGACGCCTTGCAGGTTATTGTAAGTCGGGGCTCGGACGCGCCAGCGCTCGGGCCGGTTCTCTTCCCCGGTGATGACATAGTGAACCGACTCGCCGCGCGGCGCCTCGACCATGGACAGGCCGTGGCGGTAGGCGGGAAGCGCCTCGAGCGGCTCGGCCAGGATCGGCCCGGCCGGCATCTTGTCCAAGGCCTGGCGCATGATCTTGACGGACTCGAAAACCTCCAGGAGGCGGACGAGGACGGTGCCCCAGACGTCGCACGAATCGGCCGTCGGGACGTCGAAGGCCAGCTCGTCATAGGCCGCGTAGGGATGGTCGCGGCGGGCGTCGATGTCGATGCCCCGGGCCCGGGCCACCGGCCCAAGCAGACCCCAGAGGACGGCCTCGGCCTTGGGCATGTGGCCGACGCCCTTGGTCCGTTTATGGATGGACGAGTCCTTCAGGACGGCGGCCTTGAGGCCCAGGACCTCGGTCTCGACCGTCTTGAGGACCGACCGGATATCCGCGGCCGTCTCCGGCGAGATGTCCCGCCGGACGCCGCCCAGGACGACCATGCCGTAGGTCTTGCGGTTGCCCGTGATCCGCTCGGACAGCCACATGACCGGCTCGCGGACACGCCAGGCGTGCATGAAGATGGTGTCGAAGCCGATCAGGTGGCCGGCGACACCGAGCCAGAGAAGATGGGAGTGGATCCGCTCCAGCTCCAGCATCAGAACCCGGATAAACTCGGCCCGGCGCGGCACCGGCAGCCCGGCCGCCTCCTCCACCGCCTGGGCGTAAGCCGTGGCGTGGACCGAGCCGCAGATGCCGCAAATCCGTTCGGCCACGAAAGGGATCTCGTTGTAGCTGACTTGCGTCTGGCACAACTTCTCGATCCCGCGGTGAGTCATGAACCCGCGGTAGTCGCAGCCCTTGATCGTCTCGCCGTCCACATAGACGGCGAAATGGGCCGGCTCGTGCAGGCTGGTATGGAACGGACCGACCGGGACCGTCGTCGTCCCGGGAGGGGCCTCGTCCAGCTCATAGGCGACATCCTCGGCCGAAGGCGGAACGAGGTTGTACGGCACGTCTTTGCGCAAAGGGTAGATCCCGTCCGGCCAGTCGTCGGCGAGGATGAGCTTCTTGGGCTTGGGATGGCCGGGGAATCGGAAGCCGAGCAGGTCCCTGTACTCGCGCTCGGTCCAGCCCGCCGCCGGGATATCGGGGGTGATCGAGGGGAATTCGGGGGCTTCGGCCGGGGCCGAGGAACAGACGGCGACCGCGAACCCGTCTCTGTCGAAGGCGAACAGATGGATGATGCCGAAGCCTGCGCCGCGGGCCCGATCGTCGGTGCCGACGCCGACTTGATAGCGGCCGCCTTCCGCGATCAGTCGACGGGCGATCTCGGGCAAGCGAGCCCGGTCGATGTCGACGAGCAGGCGCTTGGGGGCGGCGGGATCGGGACCGGCGAGAGCGGCGCCGAACTCGGCCTGAAGTGTGCAGAGAAGCGTCTCTTGAGTCATAGGCTCATTCCTTGGGTCCCATCCGGCCGCCGGTCCAGCGAAACAGGTCTTTAAGGGAGGCAAACATCCCGCGGTCGGTGAAGCGAGTCCGTTCGTCGAGGGACCGGTAGCCGCAGAGCCAGGTCGGCACGGCCCGTTCGCGGCTGCCGGCCGAGCGACGAAGCCACGCCCCGAGAGCCAGGGCGGCCAAGAGGAGCCCCAGGACGAGGGGCGGCGAGAAGGCCGCGCTCACCGCCGGCCCGAGGAGCTTGCCGATCCTGAGCCCGGACACGGAGGCGTCAAGGACGCGGTTCCAGCCGCCGGACTGGAAAAGCCAGCCCAGGGCGAAGCCGGGCGAATTCACCAGCGCGCCGGCGATGAACCGGACGAAAAGGAAAGGCAGAAGGCCCTGGGCCAGACAGATCGCGGCTAATCCGATCTTGGCCGCCAGCATCGAGCCGGGGACTTCATGGATGGGCTTGGGGGCGTACGCCTCGGCGCCGGAGGCGGTGAAGGCCAGGCCGAAGAATTTGACATAGCAGGCCAGGGTGACGGCGCTGGTGAAGAGGGCGACGATACCGAAGGGGACTAGCATGACCCAGCCTTGGCCGGCCAGCAGGGTCGAGGCGATGATCGTCCACTTGCTGGCGAAGCCGCTGCCCGGCGGCATCCCGGCGATCGCCAGCGAGGCCACCGCGGCCAGGACAGTACTCACCGGCATCCAACGGACCAGTCCGCCCAGCCGATTGAGGTCTTTGGTCCCGGTGGCGTAAAAAAGGCTTCCGCCGGTCAGGAACAGCAAGCCTTTGAAGATGGCGTGATTGAGGACATGGCAAAGGGCTCCCAGGACGGCCACGGCGGCTAATCCTATCAGGGCCGGTTCTTCGGCGGCCGAGAGATAGAGAGCCGCGCCCAGGCCCAACACGATGTAGCCGATCTGGCCGATCGAGCTATAGGCCAGGAGGCGCTTGGCGTCGCTCTGCTTGACCGATTGAAGCGTCCCTATAAACAGCGTCGCCGCTCCGATCGTCGCCAGAATCGCGCCCCACGGCCGCGGGTCGAAGCCCGAGCCGGCTCCGGGGGCCAGGAAGAAGAAAGTCCGAATCAGCCCGAAAATGCCCGTCTTGAGCATGACGCCGGAGAGGAGCGCCGAGACGGGGGAAGGGGCCACGGAGTGTGCGTCCGGCAGCCAAAGCTGGCCGAGAGGAAAAACGCCGGCTTTGAGCCCGAACCCGAGAAGAAGAAGCGCCAGCGCTCCCGCCAGGACAGTCGGGCTCGCGGTCCCCGCCTTTATTCCCAGCTCGTGGAGCGAATCCCCCGCCCGCCCGCCCAATAGGAAGCCGGCCGCCACGATCAAGGCCCAAGCCAGTTCCATCAGCAGGAGATAGCGGTTCGCAACCCGGATATTGGTCCTCTCCTTGTATTCGAACCGGATCAGCAGGAACGAGGCGATGGTCATGATCTGCCAAGCCAGGCTGAACCCGATTGAGAGATCGTCGATCGTCACTAGGGCGGCCAGGCCCAGGATGAAGAGGGGCAGCCGGAAATAATATCCGCGCAGGCTATAGCCGGCATAATGGTCCATGTAGCGGACCGAATAGAGGGCGGCGGCGGCGGAGACGATCCCGATCACGACGAGAAAGAGACCGGCCAGGCCGTCGATGAGGAAAGGGACGGCGAACGGCCCGATCCGGACCAGCACGGCTTCCTCCATGCCGCCGCCGACGGCGGCCCGGAGGCCGGTCCAGACCAGAAACGCAGCCGCCTCGGCGGCCAGGGCAAAGTGCAGCCAGCCGGTGAACCGGCGGGCCCGGGCCGTTGCCGCCGACAGGACGGCGGCGGCGGCCAGAAGAAGGAAGGCCAGGAAGAGCGGCGTCAGGAGTCTCATCAGATCTGCTCCCCTAGCGTCTTGATCTGCTTATAGGTGTAGACAGGGCCGTCGGTACAGACCAGGGTCCGGCCGATGGCGCAGTGCTGGCATTTGCCGAGGCCGCACTTCATATGGCGCTCAAGCGTCGAGATAATGCAATCGTCCCGGAGGCCGCGGCCGGAGAGCTCCTGGATGACGGCGTTGAACATGATCGGGGGGCCGCAGACAAAAGCCACGGTGTTCTCCACCGGGACCTTGGCCTTCTCGATCAGGGTGTGGACGAAGCCCGTCTCCCCCGTCCAGCCGGGTTCGGGCCGGTCGATCGTGACATAGGTCTCGAATCCCGCAGTCCCGCGCCAGCCCTCGATCGTCTCCCGGTACATCAGGTCCTTGGGCGCCCGAGCGCCGTAAAGAAGGATCAAGCGGCCGAACTCGGCCCGGTGCCGGAGGACGTGGACGATGGACGAGCGCAACGGGATGAGGCCGATCCCGCCGGCGACATAGATGATTGACTTGCCTTTGATGTCCTCGAACGGGAAACCGTTGCCGAAGGGTCCGCGGATGCCGATCTTGTCGCCGACAACGAGGCCGGCCAAAGCACCGGTGACCTTGCCCACGGACCGCACTGAGAGGTGCCGCCGATCGGCCTCGGGGCTCCAGGGCAGCGAAACGGCGAACTCGCCCGACCCGAAGACGGTGCACATGACGAATTGCCCGGAGCGGACGGCGAAGGTCCTCTCCAGCTCGGGGTCCTCGAACCGGAAGTAGTAGGTCCGGACGTCCTCGATCTCGTCCCGGATCTCCTCGATCACGGCTGCGGCCGGGACGGTCGTGATGACGGCGGGGTTGCGGTCGTTCATGGCTTCGATCCCGTGGTTTCCCGGCGGATGGCGGTGACGACGTTGGGCAGGCCGATATCGCCCGGACAGACCCGGGCGCAGCGGCCGCAGCCGACGCACCCCGGCCGGAGGTACTTTTTGGACTGGGAATAGGACAGCTTGCAAAAGAAACGCTTGTTGCGGCGGTCTTCAACCGGCCGCCGGGGATTGTGCTCGCCGGCCATGCGCGCATAGCCCTCGAAGGAGCACGAGTCCCAGGTCCGCAGGCGGTCGGTCGGCCCGGCTTGGGTTGCGACATCCTCGATGTTGAAACAGGAGCAGGAGGGGCAGACGAAAGAGCAGGCCCCGCACTCGAAGCACTGCCGGCCGATGTATTCCCAGGTCTCGGGCTTGACGAATCCCGTGGTCAGGCGGTTCACGGCCCGCGAGATCCAGGCTTTGTTTTCGACCGCCTGCCCGTCGAAGAGGCCGATGGAATGATTGACCGCGGCGTCGCGGGCCGCCGCATCGGCCGGGCCGGCGGCAGCCAGCCCCAGCTCGACGGCCAGGGCGGCGCCCTTCTCGCTGCCCGTCTCGAAGAGATAGGCGGATCCGAGGTCCGTTAGATTGACGTCATATCCTTCGGCGGCGTAGGGGCCGCTGTCCGTGCAGACGCAGAAGCATTGGACGAAGGGCCGGACGCAGGTGTTGGTCACGATCAGCATCTTGCGGCGGTGGTCGCGATAAACTTCATCGACGTATTCCTGGCCCAGGAAGAAGCGGTCGAAGCAGAGCAGGCCGTTCAGGTCGCAGGACCGGACGCCGACCAGGGCCTTGGGCCGGACGAGGTCGTCCCGGACGATGTCCAGGTCCTTGCTGTCCCGGTCGTAGCGGAAGGACAAGATCCGTTCCAGGTGCGGGAAGACGGTGAATTTGGGCGTGTTGACGGGGATGGGCGCGTCCAGCCGGAGGTCTTCCGGCGAGGCGGCCCGGTCGAAGAGCGTCTCACCGGAGACCGGGTCGACGATCGGGCCGAACAGCTCGTACCGATCGGCGAGCGTCCGCAGCAGCATTGGGAGATCGGACTTGGGCAGGATGTACATGCTCACACCTTCTCGATTCGGACGGGAATGACGCCGTCTTCCCCGCGCTCGACGGCCCCCGCTTCGGGCTTGAGAAAGCCCTCGATCATCGGCCCGATGAAATAGGGAGCGTAGACCATGCCGGGCAGGACGTCGGTCGTCACCCGGGCTTGGACGGTCATGCTTCCGCGGGCCGAAACGACTTTGACCGGCCGCTTGTCGCGCAGGCCAAGCCGGGCGGCGTCGCCGGGGTGAATCTCGACCAATCCTTGAGGATATAGGAGAAGCAAGGCGTTGTACTCCCGGCGCGGGATGAACGTCTTCTTCATGATGTTGTTCTGGTGCCAGTAGTAATAGGACTTGCCGGCCATCAGCCGAAAGGGAAAGGCCTCATCGGCCGGGGCGGGAGCCGCGATCGGTTCGTTGAGCGGCACGGCCCGCGGCCCGGCGCCCGCGAGCGGAGCGGATTCGACGGGCCAGGTCAAGCCGCCGAGGTTCACCCCCAGGCCGGCGTAGCTCGCGCCGGAGTAGGCGGGAACCAGGCGGGCGATGTCGGCGAAAATGTCCGCGGGGGCCGTGTAGCCCCAAGCCCCGCCCAGGCGCCCCGCCAGATCGGTCAGGATCCGCCAGGCCGGCCGGGCTTCGAAGCGGGGCTCGATCTTGCGGCGGTTCAACTGAATCCGCCGATCGGTGTTGGTGTAAGTGCCGTCGGTCTCGGCATAAGTTGCGGTCGGGAGGACGACATGGGCCAGGTCCATGAAGGGGTTGCTGAAAGCGCCCAGATAGAGGACGAAATCGAGCCGCCGGATCGCCTCGGCCTGCAGGATGATCTCCTCGTCATGATCCATAACCACAAGGGCTTTCAGGGGAGATCCCGAAACGCGGAGGAGATCGCCGACCCGCCCGCCCGCGGAAGCGTTCGCCGCTCCGCCCCAGGCCGAACGGAGGACGGCTTCGGCGGCCGGGTCCGGCAGAGCGCGCCAGCCGGGCAGACGATCAGGTGCCGCACCCATGTCGTTGGCCCCGGCCAGGTTGCTGATGCCGACGATCGGGATGACGCCGCAGCCCGGCCGGCCGATTTTACCGGCGGCCAGGAACAGATCGTAGACGAGGGCCACGGTATCGCGGCCGAGCCCCGTCGTCCCCGTCGAGAAGAAGCCCATGGCCCGTTTGGCCTGGGCCAGGCGGCCCGCCAGGTCTCGGAGTGCATCAACGGACAGGCCGGAGGACTTGGCCGCGCCGGCGAGATCGAATTCCACTAGCGATCGCCGTAGAGCCGCGGCTCCGGGCGTACGGCCCGCGAGAAAGTCCGGATCGGCCAAGCCCTCGTCCAGGAGGATTTTGAGCAGGGCGGCCAGAACCATCTTCTTGGTCCCCGGCGCCGGCCGCAAATGGGTTCGGCTGAGCCGCGCCAATTGGGTCGTCCGGCTGCCGATAGTGACCAGATCGGCTCCGGCCCGGGCGCCGAAATGCAGCTCCGAGGCCACGATCGGATTCTGGCGGGCCAGGTCCGTGCCGACGACGAGCAGAAAATCGGCGGACCGCACGTCGGTCAGGAAGCCGAGAGCGCCGGGCTGGTCCGTCCCTTCCCGCAGGACGCCGGCCGTGGAGGAATACCAGCCGTCGGAGAGAAGATCGATATGAGGGGTGCCGAGCACGCCCCGCGCCAGCCGGACGAGGGTGAAAACGTCTTCGTTCGAAGCCCGGGGAGAAGCCCACAGACCGACTTCGCCGGGCCGGAAGCGTCCCAGTTCGGCCGCGGCCCGGTCGAGAGCCGCGTTCCAGGTCACGGGCTCAAGCCCGGCCGCACCGCGCGTCAGGGGCCTCGGGATGCGCTCCTCGGTCGCCATCAGCTCGTGGATGTGCCAGCCCCGGACGCAGAGGCGTCCGCGGCTGACGGGATGGCCGGGCGAGGGAAAAACGCCGCGAACGGCGCCGTTCTCCACCTGGAGCAGGTGGCCGCATCCCGTCCCGCAGAAGTTGCAGACGCCCGAATGATAGCTCATGCCCACGGCTCCTCGGTCTCCCCGCGCGGGGAGTGTTTTCCCCCTCCCCTCACTTGTCCGCCGCGTCCGCGCAGACACCCCGGGGCGATCTTCGGTGAAAGTTCTCCGCCCGAAGCGACGCGGGAGCCGAAAAGGCACGGGAGAGGATGGAAATTAGAATCGAATTTACCACGAACACGGATGGAAGTAAAGACGGCCGTGCGGCCGTCGCCAGCCGATCCGAATCATCCCCCGCCTCCGAGTGGTCCGGTCCGCCGTAAGTAGGTCTGAACCAAATAAAGACCATTAGTTAAAAGGCTTATGCCGCCGACAAAACGCTCCTTGATCATCCCTTTCGGGATGGCCTCGATCTCGGCCCGGATCACATCCAAGGCTTCGCCTACGGCCGCCAGCTCGGCCTGCAGGCGCTCGGCCGCCCCGGCGTCGCCGGAACCGAGCCGAGCGGCAATCAGCTCGCGGACTCGAGCCGGCTGGGCGAAGACCGCATGGTAGAAATCCCGTCCCACGGGATTCAAAGCGCGCACCGCCCGCTCGACGGCGCAGATCCGCACGATCGCGTAGCCGATGCGGACGGCCTCCAGGTCGCGCCCGCCGGCGGAATCGGGATGGGCTTCAAAATAGGCCTTGCCCAGGTCCGTCATGGCGGCCGTATCGAAAGGGAAGTCCCCCTCCAAGCGCCGGACGGCCCGGGCGAAGTCCTCCGGAGCCGGGAAGCGCCGGAAGAGGTCCGCCGGGGTCGGCGTCATCGGAGCCGGGAGAGGCTCGGGCTCAGGACTTGCCCAGCCGCCGCATCACGGCCAGCAGCATGTCAAAGTTGACCGGCTTCTGGAAGACGCCGCTGAAGCCTAGGCTGCCGAAGCCAATATTATCGGTCGTGGCGTCGCCGATCGAGCTGAGCAGAAAGATGGGGACGTCGGGACGATCATGGCGCATGATGCCGGCCGCCTTGGCCCCGGCGTCGAGGTCTTCCATCATCATGTCGCAGAGGACGATGTCGGGCTTCCAGGCCCGAAAGACCGTGACCCCGTCCTTGCCGCTCAAGGCGGCCGCGGTCTGGAAGCCTTCCGCGTCGAGGATGGCCTGGACGGATTCGCAGATGGCCGGGTCGTCGTCTATGATGAGGATTTTCTTGACGGGCATGATGACCTCCGAGGATGATGAAGCCAGGTTATTATAACCCAGGTCCGGCCCTTTCGCCAGAGAGCGCGAGCGGATTGCCGGGCCTGCGGCTCTATGCTAGGATGAGTCCTATCCCAACCCGGAGAGCATCCCATGGCCAAAGACCTCAAAGACAAAATCGTCATCATCACGGGCGCGGCCGGCGGCATCGGTTCGGCCACGGCCCGCCTCCTGGCCGGCCAAGGCGCTGTCCTCGTCCTGACCGATATTAAAAAGGATGAGCTCGAGGCTCTCAGCCGGGAGCTCCAGGCCTCGGGTGCCAAGACCCTTGTCCACGTCCACGATGTCCGCGACCCGGCTTCCTGGCAGACGCTGACCGACCGGGTCGTGGCCGAGCTGGGGGCGATCGACATCCTGATCAACAACGCCGGCGTCGTCCATCCCGGCGCGGCCGAGGAGCTGCCCTTCGAAAAGCTTCAGCAGCAGATCCAAGTCAACCTGATGGGGACGATCAACGGCTGCCGGGCCGCCCTGCGGGTCATGAAGCCCCAGGGCCGGGGCAAGATCGTCAACGTCGCCTCGCTCGGCGGCATCATCCCGATGTCGGGCGAGGCGATTTACAGCGCCACCAAGGCCGCCATCCGATACTACACCCTGTCGCTGGCGGCGGAGCTGCACGGTTCGCCGGTGGACATAGCGGTCGTCTGCCCAGACTCGGTCGAGACGCCCCAATTAGCCTACGAACTGCAGCACGATGACGCCGTGCTGTCGTTCATCGGCACGGCGATGAAGCCGGAGAAGGTCGCCAAGGGCATCCACAGGGCCATCCGCAAGAAAAAGCCCGAGATCCTCGTCCCCGGCGGATTCGGCTCGATCTACCGCCTGGCCATGGCCTTCCCCCGCCTCTACTACATGATCTATCCCTCGCTGAAAAAAATGGGCGGCAAAAACATCCAAAAGAAACGGCAGAAAGCCGCCAAAAAGGACTGAAGCCGGATGGCGGATCGCTCTGGCTTGCGCATCGTCCCCCGCTTCATCGACCGGGGTGCTGTCGGGCTGGTCGACGCGCTGGCCGGGGCCTTCATCAAGCTGGGGTTGACGCCCAATGCCGTCACCCTGCTGGGCCTGTTCGTTTCCTGGAGTGCTGCCTATTTTCTATGGCAAGCCCGGCCGCTTCCGGCCCTCCTCCTAGGCGCGGCCTGCGGCGGCCTGGATATGCTGGACGGCAAGATCGCCGTCCGGACCGATCGCCAGACGCGCTTCGGGGCCCTGCTCGATTCCAGCCTGGACCGTTACGCCGAATTCGCGTTCTATCTGGCCTTGGCCGCCCATTTCCGGGACCGCTGGCCGCTCTGGGCGGCGTTTGCCGCCTTCCTGGGCTCGACCATGGTCAGTTACGTCCGGGCCCGGGCCGAGGGGCTCGGGTTCAAGTGCACCGCGGGCCTGATGCAGCGGGCCGACCGGTTCCTGGTCCTGGGGCTGGCCTGCCTGGCCGCGACCTTTTTTCCGGTCTTCGATCCGGCCATGACAACGGCCCTCGTCCTGATCGCGGCCGTCTCCAACGCCACCGCGATCCAGCGCATCCTTCTCATCCGCCGCCTCGACCGCAAGATTTCCCCGCATTGATACGTTCGCGGCGCCAAACCCCGATTTTCAAATCGGGGTCATAGCGCCGCTCAGTATTAACCCTTCAAATACCCCTGGGCTTC
This window harbors:
- a CDS encoding response regulator, with the translated sequence MPVKKILIIDDDPAICESVQAILDAEGFQTAAALSGKDGVTVFRAWKPDIVLCDMMMEDLDAGAKAAGIMRHDRPDVPIFLLSSIGDATTDNIGFGSLGFSGVFQKPVNFDMLLAVMRRLGKS
- a CDS encoding CDP-alcohol phosphatidyltransferase family protein, yielding MADRSGLRIVPRFIDRGAVGLVDALAGAFIKLGLTPNAVTLLGLFVSWSAAYFLWQARPLPALLLGAACGGLDMLDGKIAVRTDRQTRFGALLDSSLDRYAEFAFYLALAAHFRDRWPLWAAFAAFLGSTMVSYVRARAEGLGFKCTAGLMQRADRFLVLGLACLAATFFPVFDPAMTTALVLIAAVSNATAIQRILLIRRLDRKISPH
- a CDS encoding molybdopterin-dependent oxidoreductase, yielding MSYHSGVCNFCGTGCGHLLQVENGAVRGVFPSPGHPVSRGRLCVRGWHIHELMATEERIPRPLTRGAAGLEPVTWNAALDRAAAELGRFRPGEVGLWASPRASNEDVFTLVRLARGVLGTPHIDLLSDGWYSSTAGVLREGTDQPGALGFLTDVRSADFLLVVGTDLARQNPIVASELHFGARAGADLVTIGSRTTQLARLSRTHLRPAPGTKKMVLAALLKILLDEGLADPDFLAGRTPGAAALRRSLVEFDLAGAAKSSGLSVDALRDLAGRLAQAKRAMGFFSTGTTGLGRDTVALVYDLFLAAGKIGRPGCGVIPIVGISNLAGANDMGAAPDRLPGWRALPDPAAEAVLRSAWGGAANASAGGRVGDLLRVSGSPLKALVVMDHDEEIILQAEAIRRLDFVLYLGAFSNPFMDLAHVVLPTATYAETDGTYTNTDRRIQLNRRKIEPRFEARPAWRILTDLAGRLGGAWGYTAPADIFADIARLVPAYSGASYAGLGVNLGGLTWPVESAPLAGAGPRAVPLNEPIAAPAPADEAFPFRLMAGKSYYYWHQNNIMKKTFIPRREYNALLLLYPQGLVEIHPGDAARLGLRDKRPVKVVSARGSMTVQARVTTDVLPGMVYAPYFIGPMIEGFLKPEAGAVERGEDGVIPVRIEKV
- a CDS encoding SDR family NAD(P)-dependent oxidoreductase is translated as MAKDLKDKIVIITGAAGGIGSATARLLAGQGAVLVLTDIKKDELEALSRELQASGAKTLVHVHDVRDPASWQTLTDRVVAELGAIDILINNAGVVHPGAAEELPFEKLQQQIQVNLMGTINGCRAALRVMKPQGRGKIVNVASLGGIIPMSGEAIYSATKAAIRYYTLSLAAELHGSPVDIAVVCPDSVETPQLAYELQHDDAVLSFIGTAMKPEKVAKGIHRAIRKKKPEILVPGGFGSIYRLAMAFPRLYYMIYPSLKKMGGKNIQKKRQKAAKKD